From Lolium perenne isolate Kyuss_39 chromosome 5, Kyuss_2.0, whole genome shotgun sequence, a single genomic window includes:
- the LOC127300196 gene encoding uncharacterized protein: protein MEMEMEEAGRKRERLAEADGAGKKQAREKKVSGKISADSQAVPFHGQETDPLSKLVEDLRLDQAVARRNKENPGMEPIVVEELTEQERMEFVREDRAREIRVLHEISERMYAKLLASEAEQARAPPPPPDPNQEDRSELDYSEYRRSWYDKWSSQYGSFEDTTPIPCMRFTDNPMPHLTCNPSTVQIFSVKITEIAGGLQCPLDVFGMISMRDALDHNRNIIFCRTRDNCQSLTQQDRNLVLTGPVRAVVHEYGSVYIDAVLKVKGSSESEDKDLSLLIKRCNHYEPLESIVSSRSYSSKLSTLELAYGIIVSSVEATITVQVIEGSWPAGFRGQFTAGTASLPQMEVLLLDSGEEKVAAADGMVELSRRVVSVERLGQLMVSALLLRGCDKVAEAKTFFKPLEAGRSLGELDVGLCKMQVTVAWSPFLKGYPMRGFSPAME from the exons ATGGAGATGGAAATGGAGGAGGCGGGGAGAAAGAGAGAACGTCTGGCTGAGGCCGATGGGGCGGGGAAAAAGCAGGCAAGGGAAAAGAAAGTGTCGGGGAAGATTTCAGCGGATTCACAGGCGGTGCCATTTCACGGGCAAGAGACAGATCCTTTGTCGAAGCTGGTCGAAGACTTAAGGCTGGACCAAGCGGTGGCGAGGCGGAACAAGGAGAACCCCGGCATGGAGCCGATTGTGGTGGAGGAGCTCACGGAGCAGGAGCGGATGGAGTTCGTGCGGGAAGATAGGGCGAGGGAGATCAGGGTGCTGCACGAGATCTCCGAGCGGATGTACGCCAAGTTACTAGCGTCAGAAGCGGAGCAGGCGCGggcaccgccgcctccgccggatccgaaCCAAGAAGACCGGTCTGAACTGGATTATAGCGAGTACCGCCGGAGCTGGTACGATAAATGGTCCAGTCAGTACGGCTCTTTCGAGGACACCA CTCCTATCCCCTGCATGCGTTTCACGGACAACCCAATGCCTCACCTCACTTGCAACCCGAGTACCGTACAGATCTTCTCAGTCAAGATTACGGAAATAGCTGGTGGTTTACAGTGTCCCCTTGATGTGTTTGGCATGATCTCCATGCGTGATGCCCTGGATCATAATCGCAATATTATCTTCTGCCGGACAAGGGACAACTGCCAATCCCTCACCCAACAG GATCGGAATTTAGTCCTGACAGGTCCCGTCCGTGCTGTTGTGCACGAGTATGGATCTGTGTACATTGACGCTGTGTTGAAAGTGAAGGGCAGTTCGGAATCCGAGGACAAGGATCTAAGCCTCCTAATCAAGCGTTGCAATCACTATGAACCACTCGAATCGATTGTGAGCAGCAGAAGCTACAGCAGCAAGCTCAGCACTCTGGAGCTGGCATACGGTATCATCGTCTCTTCTGTCGAGGCCACTATAACAGTCCAGGTCATCGAGGGATCATGGCCAGCTGGGTTCCGCGGCCAGTTCACCGCAGGTACTGCCAGTCTGCCTCAGATGGAAGTCTTGCTGCTCGATTCAGGCGAGGAGAAAGTGGCTGCTGCCGATGGCATGGTGGAACTCTCACGTCGTGTTGTATCTGTCGAGAGGCTTGGGCAGCTGATGGTTTCTGCCTTGTTGCTTCGAGGTTGTGACAAGGTTGCTGAGGCTAAGACCTTCTTTAAACCGTTGGAGGCTGGTAGAAGTCTGGGTGAGCTTGATGTTGGCTTATGCAAGATGCAAGTCACGGTGGCCTGGTCGCCATTTCTGAAAGGCTATCCAATGCGTGGGTTTTCTCCAGCGATGGAATGA